A genomic window from Brassica oleracea var. oleracea cultivar TO1000 chromosome C8, BOL, whole genome shotgun sequence includes:
- the LOC106312310 gene encoding 26S proteasome regulatory subunit 4 homolog A-like, translating to MGQGPSGGLNRQGGDRKPDGGGDKKEKKFEPAAPPSRVGRKQRKQKGPEAAARLPAVTPSTKCKLRLLKMERIKDYLLMEEEFVANQERLKPQEEKAEEDRSKVDDLRGTPMSVGNLEELIDENHAIVSSSVGPEYYVGIMSFVDKDQLEPGCSILMHNKVLSVVGILQDEVDPMVSVMKVEKAPLESYADIGGLEAQIQEIKEAVELPLTHPELYEDIGIKPPKGVILYGEPGTGKTLLAKAVANSTSATFLRVVGSELIQKYLGDGPKLVRELFRVADDLSPSIVFIDEIDAVGTKRYDANSGGEREIQRTMLELLNQLDGFDSRGDVKVILATNRIESLDPALLRPGRIDRKIEFPLPDIKTRRRIFQIHTSKMTLSEDVNLEEFVMTKDEFSGADIKAICTEAGLLALRERRMKVTHPDFKKAKEKVMFKKKEGVPEGLYM from the exons ATGGGTCAAGGACCATCCGGAGGTTTGAACCGCCAAGGGGGAGATCGTAAACCCGACGGCGGCGGAGACAAGAAAGAGAAGAAGTTCGAACCTGCAGCACCACCGTCCCGCGTGGGGAGAAAGCAGCGGAAGCAAAAAGGACCGGAGGCGGCGGCGCGGCTCCCGGCGGTGACTCCTTCCACGAAATGCAAGCTCAGGCTGCTCAAGATGGAGAGGATCAAGGACTATCTGCTGATGGAGGAAGAGTTTGTGGCGAACCAGGAGAGGCTGAAGCCTCAGGAGGAGAAGGCGGAGGAGGATAGATCTAAGGTTGATGATCTGAGAGGGACGCCGATGAGCGTTGGGAACTTGGAGGAGCTGATTGATGAGAATCACGCGATCGTTTCTTCTTCGGTTGGGCCTGAGTATTATGTTGGGATAATGTCGTTCGTTGATAAAGATCAGCTCGAGCCTGGTTGCTCGATCTTGATGCATAATAAG GTTCTGTCTGTTGTTGGGATTCTACAAGATGAAGTGGATCCGATGGTGTCTGTTATGAAAGTAGAGAAGGCCCCTTTGGAGTCATATGCTGACATTGGAGGTTTAGAAGCTCAGATTCAGGAGATTAAGGAAGCTGTTGAGCTGCCTTTGACTCATCCCGAGTTGTATGAAGATATTGGTATTAAGCCCCCCAAGGGTGTGATTCTGTATGGTGAGCCAGGAACTGGGAAGACTCTGCTTGCTAAG GCGGTGGCTAACTCTACATCAGCTACTTTCTTGAGAGTTGTTGGTAGTGAACTGATTCAGAAGTATTTGGGAGATGGTCCCAAGCTTGTGCGGGAGCTTTTCAGAGTTGCTGATGACCTTTCACCATCAATCGTCTTCATAGACGAGATTGATGCTGTTGGTACCAAGCG GTATGATGCTAACTCAGGAGGTGAGCGTGAGATCCAAAGAACCATGTTGGAACTTTTGAACCAGCTTGATGGATTTGATTCAAGAGGAGACGTTAAGGTCATCCTTGCAACAAACAGAATCGAGAGTCTTGACCCGGCACTTCTTAGACCTGGGCGTATTGATAGGAAGATCGAGTTCCCACTTCCAGATATCAAAACCAGAAGACGCATCTTCCAG ATACACACATCGAAGATGACTCTTTCGGAAGATGTAAACTTGGAAGAGTTTGTGATGACGAAAGACGAGTTCTCAGGAGCTGATATAAAGGCTATTTGCACCGAGGCTGGTCTGCTTGCTCTCAGGGAGCGCCGTATGAAG GTGACGCATCCGGATTTCAAGAAAGCAAAGGAGAAGGTTATGTTCAAGAAGAAAGAAGGCGTCCCTGAAGGCCTTTACATGTAA
- the LOC106311226 gene encoding ribosomal RNA small subunit methyltransferase B-like isoform X2 has translation MKRSCYGIRRASLGLCLAFCFCRPMTSDATTREKETLTRPDSRLRVLRFSSIGRRGNPVSVTSGRCSSVVDAMLLQYCKARYVKGGGDLMWVDMLMISVVKPQPGDRILNACAAPGGKTLFMASCLKRQGRLRILGETAKSHQVVGLITTIHSDLRVFAPGGFLIYSTCSIDPEENQGRVEAFLLRHPEFSVDPVDRLVPSSFVTSQGVFLSNPVKHSLDGVFAVRLVRAL, from the exons ATGAAACGCAGCTGTTATGGCATCCGTCGGGCTTCGCTTGGGCTTTGTCTCGCGTTTTGTTTTTGCAGGCCAATGACCAGCGACGCGACCACAAGAGAGAAAGAAACCCTAACCCGTCCTGATTCACGCCTTCGTGTTCTTCGTTTCTCTTCGATCGGCAGACGGGGCAATCCAGTTTCTGTAACG TCCGGTAGGTGTTCATCAGTTGTGGATGCGATGCTGCTGCAGTACTGCAAGGCTAGATATGTCAAGGGTGGTGGGGATCTTATGTGGGTCGACATGCTAATG ATTTCAGTGGTGAAACCTCAGCCAGGAGATAGGATACTGAACGCATGTGCTGCTCCTGGAGGGAAGACCCTTTTCATGGCATCTTGCTTGAAACGCCAAG GACGGCTAAGAATTCTTGGGGAGACAGCTAAATCACACCAAGTTGTTGGACTTATCACAACCATTCATTCTGATCTACGTGTCTTCGCT CCTGGTGGGTTCTTGATATACAGTACTTGCTCGATAGACCCTGAAGAAAATCAAGGAAGAGTCGAAGCGTTTCTCCTAAGACATCCT GAGTTCTCGGTAGATCCAGTAGACAGATTAGTACCATCAAGTTTTGTAACGTCGCAAGGCGTCTTTTTATCCAACCCAGTGAAACACTCCTTGGATGGAGTGTTTGCAGTCCGTCTGGTTCGAGCTTTATGA
- the LOC106312311 gene encoding uncharacterized protein LOC106312311 isoform X2 gives MTCIPGTDNLTWSDEQTRFFLQLRLYENLKGNIRKQMVNEAVRHAIMDKFYEAFGINIPWRKFGIKYNTCKKQHESFKKLTQNRMGLGFDSTGFINMSEDWWNERCKEWPGARKFKDKPIANMDLMEKVFGTVYISGGEGWSAQQGEDVLDTKHSDHDDEIDGEDDAESRRDIPTKEAVGAESRRGVPTQETDVASESRNFGSKNVGPLFF, from the exons ATGACATGCATCCCTGGAACTGAT AATCTTACATGGAGTGACGAACAAACACGCTTCTTTCTTCAACTAAGACTTTATGAGAATCTGAAAGGAAACATAAGAAAACAGATGGTTAATGAGGCTGTGAGACATGCGATAATGGATAAGTTCTATGAGGCATTTGGTATAAACATTCCATGGAGAAAATTTGGGATAAAGTACAATACTTGCAAGAAGCAGCATGAGTCTTTTAAGAAGTTGACTCAGAACAGAATGGGGCTTGGTTTTGATTCAACCGGATTCATCAACATGAGTGAGGACTGGTGGAATGAGCGATGTAAG GAGTGGCCAGGTGCTAGAAAATTTAAAGACAAGCCGATAGCAAATATGGATTTGATGGAGAAGGTATTTGGGACAGTTTATATTAGTGGAGGTGAAGGTTGGTCTGCTCAGCAAGGTGAAGATGTTTTAGACACAAAGCACTCAGATCATGATGATGAGATTGATGGTGAAGATGATGCTGAGTCAAGGCGTGATATTCCAACTAAAGAAGCTGTTGGAGCTGAATCAAGGCGTGGTGTCCCTACTCAAGAAACTGATGTTGCATCTGAATCAAGAAATTTTGGATCAAAGAATGTTGGCCCTCTCTTCTTCTAG
- the LOC106311226 gene encoding ribosomal RNA small subunit methyltransferase B-like isoform X1 has translation MKRSCYGIRRASLGLCLAFCFCRPMTSDATTREKETLTRPDSRLRVLRFSSIGRRGNPVSVTSGRCSSVVDAMLLQYCKARYVKGGGDLMWVDMLMISVVKPQPGDRILNACAAPGGKTLFMASCLKRQGRLRILGETAKSHQVVGLITTIHSDLRVFAKTKEVQYDKLLLDAPCSGIGVLSKPGGFLIYSTCSIDPEENQGRVEAFLLRHPEFSVDPVDRLVPSSFVTSQGVFLSNPVKHSLDGVFAVRLVRAL, from the exons ATGAAACGCAGCTGTTATGGCATCCGTCGGGCTTCGCTTGGGCTTTGTCTCGCGTTTTGTTTTTGCAGGCCAATGACCAGCGACGCGACCACAAGAGAGAAAGAAACCCTAACCCGTCCTGATTCACGCCTTCGTGTTCTTCGTTTCTCTTCGATCGGCAGACGGGGCAATCCAGTTTCTGTAACG TCCGGTAGGTGTTCATCAGTTGTGGATGCGATGCTGCTGCAGTACTGCAAGGCTAGATATGTCAAGGGTGGTGGGGATCTTATGTGGGTCGACATGCTAATG ATTTCAGTGGTGAAACCTCAGCCAGGAGATAGGATACTGAACGCATGTGCTGCTCCTGGAGGGAAGACCCTTTTCATGGCATCTTGCTTGAAACGCCAAG GACGGCTAAGAATTCTTGGGGAGACAGCTAAATCACACCAAGTTGTTGGACTTATCACAACCATTCATTCTGATCTACGTGTCTTCGCT AAAACAAAAGAGGTACAATATGATAAATTGTTGCTTGATGCCCCGTGTTCTGGAATCGGTGTCCTCTCTAAG CCTGGTGGGTTCTTGATATACAGTACTTGCTCGATAGACCCTGAAGAAAATCAAGGAAGAGTCGAAGCGTTTCTCCTAAGACATCCT GAGTTCTCGGTAGATCCAGTAGACAGATTAGTACCATCAAGTTTTGTAACGTCGCAAGGCGTCTTTTTATCCAACCCAGTGAAACACTCCTTGGATGGAGTGTTTGCAGTCCGTCTGGTTCGAGCTTTATGA
- the LOC106312311 gene encoding uncharacterized protein LOC106312311 isoform X1: MTCIPGTDVSIFPSNLLFDLGFIKCFSYCLESSNKNLTWSDEQTRFFLQLRLYENLKGNIRKQMVNEAVRHAIMDKFYEAFGINIPWRKFGIKYNTCKKQHESFKKLTQNRMGLGFDSTGFINMSEDWWNERCKEWPGARKFKDKPIANMDLMEKVFGTVYISGGEGWSAQQGEDVLDTKHSDHDDEIDGEDDAESRRDIPTKEAVGAESRRGVPTQETDVASESRNFGSKNVGPLFF, encoded by the exons ATGACATGCATCCCTGGAACTGATGTGAGTATCTTCCCCTCTAATCTCTTATTTGATCTCGGTTTTATCAAATGCTTTTCTTATTGTCTTGAATCTTCAAATAAGAATCTTACATGGAGTGACGAACAAACACGCTTCTTTCTTCAACTAAGACTTTATGAGAATCTGAAAGGAAACATAAGAAAACAGATGGTTAATGAGGCTGTGAGACATGCGATAATGGATAAGTTCTATGAGGCATTTGGTATAAACATTCCATGGAGAAAATTTGGGATAAAGTACAATACTTGCAAGAAGCAGCATGAGTCTTTTAAGAAGTTGACTCAGAACAGAATGGGGCTTGGTTTTGATTCAACCGGATTCATCAACATGAGTGAGGACTGGTGGAATGAGCGATGTAAG GAGTGGCCAGGTGCTAGAAAATTTAAAGACAAGCCGATAGCAAATATGGATTTGATGGAGAAGGTATTTGGGACAGTTTATATTAGTGGAGGTGAAGGTTGGTCTGCTCAGCAAGGTGAAGATGTTTTAGACACAAAGCACTCAGATCATGATGATGAGATTGATGGTGAAGATGATGCTGAGTCAAGGCGTGATATTCCAACTAAAGAAGCTGTTGGAGCTGAATCAAGGCGTGGTGTCCCTACTCAAGAAACTGATGTTGCATCTGAATCAAGAAATTTTGGATCAAAGAATGTTGGCCCTCTCTTCTTCTAG